A region of Haliotis asinina isolate JCU_RB_2024 chromosome 7, JCU_Hal_asi_v2, whole genome shotgun sequence DNA encodes the following proteins:
- the LOC137291169 gene encoding phosphatidylinositol-glycan biosynthesis class W protein-like isoform X2: MGVPVSNVSYKQIHEEFMTGLNGTSLVEVSVLTLIPVGSTLVRDLFCLFVSDFTQPWLIMLNMFIIIAPLLLSITILNFTDFTILVSLFTIATGMFALIVTRHIQSKNTHRYWSLVKQFLNLEMGNRRPFLSYLRGQTLLGTALTILAVDFTVFPRRFAKTEIYGTGLMDTGVGLFVVLNAVVSPEARGKTSCKSPVLAMVQAVKSSMPLVVIGALRLLAVKKTDYQEHVSEYGVHWNFFLTLAAVKVISTVILSVFPVQLSGILSIMIAAGYQYSLTSLTTYILHGADGRGTRVGLLDANREGLFSCIGYLAIYFAGVEIGRYIFRKRHSVREWVLVLSVFITMSLLLWMALGIVSYAVQPISRRLANAPYFLWMIALSFQLLAVNLAGDITVTCIQSLHPRGCENKKFADDLSSTCLLSAMNYNGLLYFLAANLLTGLVNMSIQTLYIPPSLAVTIISAYISILSGLIMLLYRRKISTRFW, from the exons ATGGGTGTGCCAGTTTCCAATGTGTCTTACAAGCAGATACACGAGGAATTTATGACAGGTTTGAATGGGACGTCATTGGTGGAAGTGTCTGTACTGACGTTAATCCCAGTCGGTTCTACTCTGGTTCGTGATCTGTTCTGTCTCTTCGTGAGCGACTTCACCCAACCATG GTTGATTATGCTGAATATGTTCATCATCATTGCCCCCTTGCTTCTCAGCATCACCATCCTCAACTTCACAGACTTCACCATCCTCGTCTCCCTCTTCACCATTGCCACAGGCATGTTTGCTCTCATTGTAACAAGGCATATACAgtcaaaaaacacacacagatactGGTCACTTGTAAAACAATTCCTGAATCTGGAAATGGGTAACCGACGTCCATTCCTATCCTATCTCCGAGGTCAAACGCTTCTGGGAACTGCACTAACCATACTGGCTGTTGACTTTACTGTATTTCCAAGGCGATTTGCTAAAACTGAGATATACGGAACTGGTTTGATGGATACAGGAgttgggttgtttgttgttttaaatgcaGTTGTGTCACCTGAAGCCCGGGGAAAGACAAGCTGTAAAAG CCCTGTGCTGGCCATGGTGCAAGCTGTCAAATCCAGCATGCCACTGGTGGTGATTGGAGCTCTACGACTGCTTGCTGTGAAGAAAACTGACTACCAAGAACATGTGTCAGAGTACGGAGTTCACTGGAACTTCTTTCTCACCCTGGCTGCTGTCAAG GTTATATCAACTGTGATTCTGTCAGTATTCCCTGTGCAATTAAGCGGAATCCTGTCCATCATGATAGCTGCTGGGTATCAGTACAGCCTCACCAGTCTCACCACCTACATACTGCATGGGGCTGATGGGCGTGGAACACGGGTGGGACTACTCGACGCCAACAGGGAGGGATTGTTCTCTTGTATCGGCTACCTTGCTATATACTTCGCAGGGGTGGAGATTGGACGCTATATATTTAGAAAAAG acacagtgtgcgggaGTGGGTGTTAGTTCTCTCCGTGTTCATCACCATGTCACTGCTCTTATGGATGGCACTTGGGATAGTCAGCTACGCTGTGCAGCCCATCTCACGCAGACTGGCAAATGCACCTTACTTTTTATGGATG ATTGCACTCTCCTTCCAACTGCTGGCTGTTAACTTGGCAGGAGACATCACTGTGACCTGCATCCAGTCTTTGCATCCAAGAG GATGTGAGAACAAGAAGTTTGCAGATGACCTGAGCAGTACTTGTCTTCTGTCGGCCATGAACTACAATGGTCTGCTGTACTTCCTGGCTGCTAACCTCCTGACCGGGCTGGTCAACATGTCCATCCAGACTCTGTATATCCCTCCCTCCTTAGCTGTCACCATCATTAGCGCTTACATCAGCATACTCTCTGGTCTTATCATGCTGCTGTACAGGAGAAAAATCTCCACCAGGTTTTGGTAG
- the LOC137291169 gene encoding phosphatidylinositol-glycan biosynthesis class W protein-like isoform X1, protein MGVPVSNVSYKQIHEEFMTGLNGTSLVEVSVLTLIPVGSTLVRDLFCLFVSDFTQPWLIMLNMFIIIAPLLLSITILNFTDFTILVSLFTIATGMFALIVTRHIQSKNTHRYWSLVKQFLNLEMGNRRPFLSYLRGQTLLGTALTILAVDFTVFPRRFAKTEIYGTGLMDTGVGLFVVLNAVVSPEARGKTSCKSPVLAMVQAVKSSMPLVVIGALRLLAVKKTDYQEHVSEYGVHWNFFLTLAAVKVISTVILSVFPVQLSGILSIMIAAGYQYSLTSLTTYILHGADGRGTRVGLLDANREGLFSCIGYLAIYFAGVEIGRYIFRKRHSVREWVLVLSVFITMSLLLWMALGIVSYAVQPISRRLANAPYFLWMIALSFQLLAVNLAGDITVTCIQSLHPREGCENKKFADDLSSTCLLSAMNYNGLLYFLAANLLTGLVNMSIQTLYIPPSLAVTIISAYISILSGLIMLLYRRKISTRFW, encoded by the exons ATGGGTGTGCCAGTTTCCAATGTGTCTTACAAGCAGATACACGAGGAATTTATGACAGGTTTGAATGGGACGTCATTGGTGGAAGTGTCTGTACTGACGTTAATCCCAGTCGGTTCTACTCTGGTTCGTGATCTGTTCTGTCTCTTCGTGAGCGACTTCACCCAACCATG GTTGATTATGCTGAATATGTTCATCATCATTGCCCCCTTGCTTCTCAGCATCACCATCCTCAACTTCACAGACTTCACCATCCTCGTCTCCCTCTTCACCATTGCCACAGGCATGTTTGCTCTCATTGTAACAAGGCATATACAgtcaaaaaacacacacagatactGGTCACTTGTAAAACAATTCCTGAATCTGGAAATGGGTAACCGACGTCCATTCCTATCCTATCTCCGAGGTCAAACGCTTCTGGGAACTGCACTAACCATACTGGCTGTTGACTTTACTGTATTTCCAAGGCGATTTGCTAAAACTGAGATATACGGAACTGGTTTGATGGATACAGGAgttgggttgtttgttgttttaaatgcaGTTGTGTCACCTGAAGCCCGGGGAAAGACAAGCTGTAAAAG CCCTGTGCTGGCCATGGTGCAAGCTGTCAAATCCAGCATGCCACTGGTGGTGATTGGAGCTCTACGACTGCTTGCTGTGAAGAAAACTGACTACCAAGAACATGTGTCAGAGTACGGAGTTCACTGGAACTTCTTTCTCACCCTGGCTGCTGTCAAG GTTATATCAACTGTGATTCTGTCAGTATTCCCTGTGCAATTAAGCGGAATCCTGTCCATCATGATAGCTGCTGGGTATCAGTACAGCCTCACCAGTCTCACCACCTACATACTGCATGGGGCTGATGGGCGTGGAACACGGGTGGGACTACTCGACGCCAACAGGGAGGGATTGTTCTCTTGTATCGGCTACCTTGCTATATACTTCGCAGGGGTGGAGATTGGACGCTATATATTTAGAAAAAG acacagtgtgcgggaGTGGGTGTTAGTTCTCTCCGTGTTCATCACCATGTCACTGCTCTTATGGATGGCACTTGGGATAGTCAGCTACGCTGTGCAGCCCATCTCACGCAGACTGGCAAATGCACCTTACTTTTTATGGATG ATTGCACTCTCCTTCCAACTGCTGGCTGTTAACTTGGCAGGAGACATCACTGTGACCTGCATCCAGTCTTTGCATCCAAGAG AAGGATGTGAGAACAAGAAGTTTGCAGATGACCTGAGCAGTACTTGTCTTCTGTCGGCCATGAACTACAATGGTCTGCTGTACTTCCTGGCTGCTAACCTCCTGACCGGGCTGGTCAACATGTCCATCCAGACTCTGTATATCCCTCCCTCCTTAGCTGTCACCATCATTAGCGCTTACATCAGCATACTCTCTGGTCTTATCATGCTGCTGTACAGGAGAAAAATCTCCACCAGGTTTTGGTAG